One part of the Alistipes onderdonkii genome encodes these proteins:
- a CDS encoding clostripain-related cysteine peptidase: MPSCIKDDHTDSEPTFPSRTVLIYMAGDNSLSGETAQKIEALRRGWQWTGNKCLVYVDTPEGARLLRLRGGCQVTPEAYVETVREYGRENSASAEVFGRVLREVMSDYPADGYGLVFFSHGSGWLPAGRLQNPSRASLSGLGEPVRAASSAQGTRSLGWDDGVGEDAPGSMPHAEMELEEFAAAIPDGQLDFIVFEACLMAGVEVAYVLRGKTDYILSSAAEIVSPGFTPIYPSALRYLFDTSRSVEASLAAFGESYMSHVNKLSGDSRSATLSLVATKELDLLAARTRELLAGLSHRPDIISDLQHFDRPGSYGDSPAVARYFDLGDWARRIGAQEQYTVFEEQLKRIVRMKASTERFLPSQNGFEIRNHSGLTTYAERSELPALNAYYRTTAWYKAILGNN, from the coding sequence TTGCCTTCGTGTATCAAAGATGATCACACGGACTCCGAACCTACCTTTCCTTCGCGTACGGTGCTGATCTATATGGCCGGGGATAACTCGCTTTCGGGGGAGACGGCGCAAAAGATCGAGGCGCTACGTCGGGGCTGGCAATGGACGGGCAACAAATGCCTGGTCTATGTCGATACTCCCGAGGGAGCACGCTTGTTGCGTCTGCGCGGAGGTTGTCAGGTCACTCCGGAAGCGTATGTCGAGACCGTGCGGGAGTACGGTAGGGAGAACTCCGCTTCGGCAGAAGTTTTCGGGCGAGTGCTCCGCGAAGTCATGTCCGACTATCCGGCCGATGGCTATGGACTCGTTTTCTTCTCGCACGGCAGCGGTTGGCTCCCGGCGGGAAGGCTCCAGAACCCGTCCCGAGCGTCGCTCTCCGGGCTGGGGGAGCCAGTACGGGCAGCCTCTTCCGCCCAGGGCACACGCTCGCTGGGGTGGGACGACGGTGTCGGAGAAGATGCCCCGGGGAGTATGCCCCATGCAGAAATGGAGTTGGAAGAGTTCGCCGCAGCAATTCCCGACGGACAACTTGACTTCATCGTCTTCGAGGCATGCCTGATGGCAGGTGTCGAGGTAGCCTATGTACTGCGTGGGAAGACGGACTATATCCTCTCTTCGGCAGCCGAAATTGTCTCTCCGGGCTTCACGCCCATTTATCCGTCGGCACTGCGATACCTTTTTGACACATCGAGAAGCGTTGAGGCGAGCCTTGCGGCTTTTGGCGAGTCTTACATGAGCCATGTCAACAAACTCTCCGGAGATTCCCGTTCTGCGACGCTGAGTCTTGTGGCAACGAAAGAATTGGATCTTCTCGCTGCCCGGACACGAGAACTGCTTGCTGGTCTTTCTCATAGGCCTGACATAATTTCCGACTTGCAGCATTTTGACCGTCCGGGCAGCTATGGAGATTCCCCGGCCGTAGCGCGTTATTTCGATCTGGGCGACTGGGCCCGGCGAATTGGGGCACAGGAGCAATATACCGTTTTCGAGGAGCAGTTGAAACGCATAGTGAGAATGAAGGCGAGTACCGAGCGTTTCCTGCCCTCGCAAAACGGTTTCGAGATCCGGAATCATTCGGGTCTTACGACCTATGCCGAACGATCCGAGCTGCCTGCTTTGAATGCATATTACCGCACGACGGCGTGGTATAAAGCGATATTAGGAAACAACTGA